DNA from Mucilaginibacter mallensis:
CTTTTTTTAGAATTACTTCAAACATGGGTGCAAAGGTAAGAAAGTTGTAAACTTTCTTCATCAGTTAGCTTAAGTTGCAAACTTAAGCCAGTGGTTTGTTTTAGGTTTGGGGTTTTACCCCAAACCTAAAACATCACCTTTATCTGGGGTTTCAGTCTGTGACTGAAACCCCAGATAAAGACAGTTTGCAACTGTCAATACAAAAAGACCACATCCAGCAGCCCTTTAATACCCGCATAATCTCTTGCACTACTGTAAACGTAATGCTCCGGTTCTTCAACTATTCCCTCAGCAACGGGATTATTATGCAAATAGGTCAATCGCTGGTCGATCATTTCAGCAGTATCCAGGCATACCGGATGATTATCCTGCTGCCAAAACTGGTGAATCTCATTATTGCTATTTCTTTGCCCGTTCGACCTGAATAGCCAAAGCATCCAACGTTTACGACTTTCCTGAATATTTTCTTCAATTGCTTTTGTCAGCTTTTTGCTCGTGAACTTTTTCAGATCACAAAGGATATCTGAGAGATTGTACTTATCATCGGCAGAGGCGATCAAATGCACATGATTATTCATGATTACATAAGCATAAATAATAAAGCCTTTATTCTCCTGGCAATATTTTAAGGATTCTAAAAATAGGTCCTTATAATATCGTCGGGATAGAGCATCTACCCATTCTACTACGGCGAATGTTACGAAGTAAATTTCCTGACTATTGTGAATACGGTATTTGGAAGGCATTGGTAGGAGAAAGGTAATGGTTTTTGAGGAAAGTTGCAAACTTTCCTGATCCGTTAGCTCCAGTTATAAACTGAAGCTAGTGATATTCTTTTAAGTGTATTTTGTCTTTGACAAAATACACTCACTCCCTACCCGCTACTGGTTTCAGTTTATAACTGAAACCCCCGATGATGACAGTTTGTAACTGTCATCCACAAAAAAGCCCCACCATTACAGCAGGGCTTCACATTTAAATTAACTTATAAACTGAACACTATATCCAGGCGGTTGAGACCTGGATATCGAGGGAAAAGGGCTAGATATTAGCTGCAACCCATAGAGTTACCGCAGTTTAAACATTTGTAA
Protein-coding regions in this window:
- a CDS encoding REP-associated tyrosine transposase yields the protein MPSKYRIHNSQEIYFVTFAVVEWVDALSRRYYKDLFLESLKYCQENKGFIIYAYVIMNNHVHLIASADDKYNLSDILCDLKKFTSKKLTKAIEENIQESRKRWMLWLFRSNGQRNSNNEIHQFWQQDNHPVCLDTAEMIDQRLTYLHNNPVAEGIVEEPEHYVYSSARDYAGIKGLLDVVFLY